One window of the Dreissena polymorpha isolate Duluth1 chromosome 5, UMN_Dpol_1.0, whole genome shotgun sequence genome contains the following:
- the LOC127831277 gene encoding uncharacterized protein LOC127831277, with protein sequence MSLPYLPVEQIEPAFNRLMEVAEGVGGPVLRVCEYISRTWIHGSVWRPLNWCVFREEVRTNNDLEGWHRRINARACSANLGLYKLANLLREESETVDLHIRLVSQHLLTKIRRKKYVTIHGRLHQAWDDYEEEKLTTTELLRIISHINAHQPSTAVHHMLDDDEA encoded by the exons atgtcCCTTCCTTATCTACCAGTTGAACAGATTGAACCGGCATTCAACAGGCTGATGGAGGTAGCTGAAGGAGTCGGGGGTCCCGTACTGCGGGTATGCGAGTACATTTCCCGTACATGGATCCACGGCAGTGTATGGCGACCCCTCAATTGGTGCGTGTTTAGAGAGGAGGTGCGAACGAACAACGACTTGGAAG gATGGCATAGACGCATCAACGCACGAGCGTGTTCAGCCAACCTCGGGCTTTACAAGTTGGCCAACCTTCTCAGAGAGGAATCTGAGACTGTTGATCTTCATATACGGCTGGTGAGCCAGCACCTTCTCACGAAGATCAGGCGGAAGAAGTATGTTACGATACACGGCAGACTGCATCAAGCATGGGATGACTACGAAGAAGAGAAGCTGACAACAACTGAACTTCTGAGGATCATCAGCCACATCAATGCCCATCAACCATCCACAgcggtccaccacatgctcgacgACGACGAGGCTTGA